The following proteins come from a genomic window of Corallococcus sp. NCRR:
- a CDS encoding dipeptidase, translated as MNRFPSTLLTALPLTAVLVAPVVADACTSMLVTKGATTDGSTFITYAADAHELYGELYYTPARRHAAGSMRDVVEWDTGKFLGRIQQPAATYSVVGNMNEHQLSISESTFTGRKELEGPAGIIDYGSLIYIALERAKTAREAIQVMTDLVAEYGYASTGETFSIADPKEAWLLEMIGKGEGQKGAVWVARRLPDGYISAHANQSRIRQFPLNDSATTLYAPDVISFARAKGWYKGADKDFSFADTYHPLDFGGQRFSESRVWSIFRRAAPSLKLGVEYADGADTTKRLPLWVKPDKKVSVQDAMALMRDHFEGTPLDMSKDVGAGPYAVPYRWRPMTWDVDGKSYVHERAISTQQTGFSFVAQMRSTLPDAIGGVLWFGVDDTFTTVYTPMYAGIRQVPKNFAQGVASRGEFSWDSSFWVFNWVSNQAYGRWSDMIVDVQKAQGDLEGQFLADQANIESIAQVLYKRTPEQARQYLTEYSLQQGDKVHSRWRKLGEQLLVKYIDGNVRDNTGKVGHPRYPDAWYRRIAADNGKMLESHEKPEPKPAAPAAAPSAPVQPAAPAQPTAPKPTVAPAP; from the coding sequence ATGAACCGATTCCCCTCGACCCTCCTCACCGCGCTGCCGCTGACGGCGGTGCTCGTCGCCCCTGTCGTCGCGGACGCCTGCACCAGCATGCTGGTGACGAAGGGCGCCACGACGGACGGCTCCACGTTCATCACCTACGCGGCGGACGCGCACGAGCTGTACGGTGAGCTGTACTACACGCCCGCCCGGCGCCACGCGGCCGGTTCCATGCGCGACGTCGTGGAGTGGGACACCGGCAAGTTCCTGGGCCGCATCCAGCAGCCGGCCGCCACCTATTCGGTGGTGGGCAACATGAACGAGCACCAGCTGTCCATCAGCGAGTCCACCTTCACGGGCCGCAAGGAGCTGGAGGGGCCCGCGGGCATCATCGACTACGGCTCGCTCATCTACATCGCGCTGGAGCGCGCGAAGACGGCGCGTGAGGCCATCCAGGTGATGACGGACCTGGTCGCCGAGTACGGCTACGCGTCCACCGGTGAGACGTTCTCCATCGCCGACCCCAAGGAGGCGTGGCTCCTGGAGATGATTGGCAAGGGCGAGGGGCAGAAGGGCGCGGTGTGGGTGGCTCGCAGGCTGCCGGACGGCTACATCTCCGCGCACGCCAACCAGTCGCGCATCCGCCAGTTCCCCCTCAACGACAGCGCCACCACGCTGTACGCGCCGGACGTCATCTCCTTCGCGCGCGCGAAGGGCTGGTACAAGGGCGCGGACAAGGACTTCAGCTTCGCGGACACGTACCACCCGCTGGACTTCGGCGGGCAGCGCTTCAGCGAGTCGCGCGTGTGGAGCATCTTCCGCCGCGCGGCCCCGTCCCTGAAGCTGGGCGTGGAGTACGCGGACGGCGCGGACACCACGAAGCGGCTGCCCCTGTGGGTGAAGCCGGACAAGAAGGTGTCCGTGCAGGACGCCATGGCGCTCATGCGCGACCACTTCGAGGGCACCCCGCTGGACATGTCCAAGGACGTGGGCGCGGGGCCCTACGCGGTGCCCTACCGCTGGCGCCCCATGACGTGGGACGTGGACGGCAAGAGCTACGTGCACGAGCGCGCCATCTCCACGCAGCAGACGGGCTTCTCCTTCGTCGCGCAGATGCGCTCCACGCTGCCGGACGCCATTGGCGGGGTGCTCTGGTTCGGCGTGGATGACACCTTCACCACCGTCTACACGCCCATGTACGCGGGCATCCGGCAGGTGCCGAAGAACTTCGCGCAGGGCGTGGCCAGCCGCGGCGAGTTCTCCTGGGACTCGTCCTTCTGGGTCTTCAACTGGGTGTCGAACCAGGCCTACGGGCGCTGGAGCGACATGATCGTGGACGTGCAGAAGGCCCAGGGCGACCTGGAGGGCCAGTTCCTGGCGGACCAGGCCAACATCGAGAGCATCGCGCAGGTGCTCTACAAGCGGACGCCGGAGCAGGCCCGCCAGTACCTCACCGAGTACTCCCTGCAGCAGGGCGACAAGGTGCACTCGCGCTGGCGCAAGCTGGGGGAGCAGCTGCTCGTGAAGTACATCGACGGCAACGTGCGCGACAACACCGGCAAGGTGGGCCACCCGCGCTACCCGGACGCGTGGTACCGCCGCATCGCCGCGGACAACGGCAAGATGCTGGAGTCGCACGAGAAGCCGGAGCCGAAGCCCGCCGCCCCCGCCGCGGCCCCCTCGGCGCCGGTCCAGCCTGCCGCGCCCGCGCAGCCCACGGCCCCGAAGCCGACGGTCGCCCCGGCGCCCTGA
- a CDS encoding squalene/phytoene synthase family protein: protein MSDAPTVTALPFRDDELADFLVRTSRTFALAIPLLDEPLRREVGLGYLLLRVADTLEDAAPWTRDERREALAAFESLLQEKPGVDAGALSRGWLARRPSENAGYLDLLARTPTLLASLDALRPEAGAILRHFVLKTVQGMGQVLAGASEGGLLQLGSLQSLRDYCYIVAGLVGELLTELFVLDPRLAPYAPNLRSLAPLFGEGLQLVNILKDARQDRREGRVWLPAGVQLADVEKLAGQDLIAAARYVRSLFLAGAPRDMLAFTTLPLLLAQATLDLLVRDGAGAKVSRAVVTAQMDTLHAALERGTLPEAVEALAGPAPGGP from the coding sequence TTGAGTGACGCCCCCACCGTGACGGCCCTCCCGTTCCGGGATGACGAGCTGGCGGACTTCCTCGTGCGGACCAGCCGCACGTTCGCGCTCGCCATCCCGCTGCTCGACGAGCCGCTGCGCCGCGAGGTGGGCCTGGGCTACCTGCTCTTGCGCGTCGCCGACACGCTGGAGGACGCCGCCCCCTGGACGCGCGACGAGCGGCGGGAGGCGCTGGCCGCCTTCGAGTCCCTGCTCCAGGAGAAGCCGGGCGTGGACGCCGGGGCGCTGTCGCGCGGGTGGCTGGCGCGCCGTCCCAGCGAGAACGCGGGCTACCTGGACCTGCTCGCGCGCACGCCCACGCTGCTGGCGAGCCTGGACGCGCTGCGCCCGGAGGCCGGCGCCATCCTGCGCCACTTCGTGCTGAAGACGGTGCAGGGCATGGGGCAGGTGCTGGCCGGCGCGTCCGAAGGCGGGCTGCTGCAGCTCGGGTCGCTCCAGTCCCTGCGTGACTATTGCTACATCGTGGCGGGACTGGTGGGCGAGCTGCTCACGGAGCTGTTCGTCCTGGATCCGCGCCTCGCGCCGTACGCGCCGAACCTGCGCTCGCTGGCGCCGCTGTTCGGCGAGGGGCTCCAGCTGGTCAACATCCTCAAGGACGCGCGCCAGGACCGGAGGGAGGGCCGCGTGTGGCTGCCGGCGGGCGTGCAGCTCGCGGACGTGGAGAAGCTCGCGGGCCAGGACCTGATCGCCGCGGCGCGCTACGTGCGCTCGCTGTTCCTGGCGGGGGCACCCCGGGACATGCTCGCCTTCACCACGCTGCCGCTGCTGCTGGCCCAGGCCACCCTGGACCTGCTGGTGCGTGACGGCGCGGGCGCCAAGGTGTCGCGCGCGGTCGTCACGGCCCAGATGGACACCCTCCACGCCGCGCTCGAACGGGGCACGCTCCCGGAGGCCGTGGAGGCGCTCGCCGGGCCCGCGCCGGGCGGCCCCTGA
- the dusA gene encoding tRNA dihydrouridine(20/20a) synthase DusA, which produces MTALAYPMPLCVAPMMDWTDRHCRYFFRLISRHTLLYTEMVTTGAVLHGKRDRLLGFTPAEHPVALQLGGSEPADLAASARIGEEWGYDEINLNVGCPSDRVQSGRFGACLMAEPDLVARGVAAMREAVRIPVTVKSRIAIDDMEEWPTLEDFVRRVSAAGCTRFIVHARKAWLQGLSPKENRDVPPLRYELVHRLKAEYPHLDITLNGGIKTLDAAAEHLGRVDGVMVGRAPYESPYLLADADRRFFGSTQAPLTRHEVVDAMLPYIEAQMSQGAPLGAITRHMLGLFQGLPGARAWRRHLSENAHKDGASPELVRAAAAKVPRDTGLQAVA; this is translated from the coding sequence ATGACTGCCCTGGCCTACCCCATGCCGCTGTGTGTCGCGCCGATGATGGACTGGACGGACCGGCACTGCCGGTACTTCTTCCGGCTCATCTCCCGCCACACGCTGCTCTACACGGAGATGGTGACCACGGGCGCGGTGCTGCACGGCAAGCGCGACCGCCTGCTGGGCTTCACGCCCGCCGAGCACCCCGTTGCCCTCCAACTGGGCGGCTCGGAGCCCGCGGACCTGGCCGCCTCCGCGCGCATCGGCGAGGAGTGGGGCTACGACGAGATCAACCTCAACGTGGGCTGCCCCAGCGACCGCGTGCAGTCCGGCCGCTTCGGCGCGTGCCTCATGGCGGAGCCGGACCTCGTCGCGCGCGGTGTCGCCGCCATGCGTGAAGCCGTGCGCATCCCCGTGACGGTGAAGTCGCGCATCGCCATCGACGACATGGAGGAGTGGCCCACGCTGGAGGACTTCGTGCGGCGCGTCTCCGCGGCGGGCTGCACGCGCTTCATCGTGCACGCGCGCAAGGCGTGGCTGCAGGGCCTGTCCCCCAAGGAGAACCGGGACGTGCCGCCCCTGCGCTACGAATTGGTGCACCGGCTCAAGGCCGAGTACCCGCACCTGGACATCACCCTCAACGGCGGCATCAAGACGCTGGACGCGGCGGCGGAGCACCTGGGCCGCGTGGACGGCGTGATGGTGGGCCGCGCGCCCTATGAGTCCCCGTACCTCCTGGCGGACGCGGACCGGCGCTTCTTCGGAAGCACGCAGGCGCCCCTCACGCGGCACGAGGTGGTGGACGCGATGCTGCCCTACATCGAAGCGCAGATGAGCCAGGGAGCGCCTCTGGGCGCCATCACCCGGCACATGCTGGGCCTCTTCCAGGGGCTGCCCGGCGCGCGCGCCTGGCGCCGGCACTTGAGCGAGAACGCCCACAAGGACGGCGCGAGCCCGGAGTTGGTGCGCGCCGCCGCCGCGAAGGTGCCGCGCGACACGGGCCTCCAGGCCGTGGCCTGA
- a CDS encoding cupin domain-containing protein, producing MARAIIKKAGEADERRPFVSHGEASVLNLGALSIGRGHFEPGWQWSKHVKPIAGTETCEVVHTLGVLSGRMHVQMKDGQELELEPGDVAFIPSGHDAWVVGNEPCRVVDFTGAEDYAVARARREEPEREPSVLQ from the coding sequence ATGGCACGCGCCATCATCAAGAAGGCCGGCGAGGCGGACGAGCGCCGGCCCTTCGTGTCGCACGGAGAGGCCAGCGTCCTGAACCTGGGAGCGCTCAGCATTGGCCGGGGCCACTTCGAGCCCGGCTGGCAATGGTCGAAGCACGTGAAGCCCATCGCGGGCACGGAGACCTGCGAGGTGGTCCACACCCTCGGCGTCCTGTCCGGGCGGATGCACGTCCAGATGAAGGACGGCCAGGAGCTGGAGCTGGAACCGGGCGACGTCGCCTTCATTCCGTCAGGCCATGACGCCTGGGTCGTGGGCAACGAGCCCTGCCGCGTCGTCGACTTCACCGGCGCGGAGGACTACGCCGTGGCCAGGGCCCGCAGGGAGGAACCGGAGCGCGAGCCGTCCGTGCTCCAGTAG
- a CDS encoding M50 family metallopeptidase: MHYLFVLLALGALLIVHELGHLVAARLLGVRVPRFTVGFGPPLLSFRLGGTQFVLGAVPLGASANLQGMNPHRSAEEDTSGFGTLGPFKRMAIILAGPLANYAAAMGLLFALYSSGTHVVVPLTVGTVLPGSEAARAQLLPGDKLVGVDGKPLESWSDFVTRVADGVGNQLELSVERHGEPRKVTVRPRADERGAGRIGVSQQYVFRTHAPGEAFTQSLVHTGRVASEALSTVVAMVRGPQVAGKAGPGALMRQESSDVASSTASGADALVRALVAASVALAMLTLVPVPGLDGGRVLLLAIEAVSGRRIPPRVETVAQTAGFLFLSIGIVATAGAEIRRALPSRDEPPGGVKPPAAASAPAVLDAGVVAVASPPPVAPKPVAPDAGAPAAAVVPRVQDAGTAVSAAVKPDAGTVVSVTSPPDAGTSLQPASVVTPSPP, encoded by the coding sequence ATGCACTACCTCTTCGTCCTCCTGGCGCTCGGAGCGCTGCTCATCGTCCATGAGCTGGGGCACCTGGTGGCCGCGCGCCTGTTGGGTGTGCGGGTGCCGCGCTTCACCGTGGGCTTCGGGCCGCCGCTCCTGTCGTTCCGGCTGGGCGGGACGCAGTTCGTGCTGGGCGCGGTGCCGCTGGGCGCGTCCGCGAACCTGCAGGGGATGAACCCGCACCGCTCCGCGGAGGAGGACACGTCCGGGTTCGGCACGCTGGGGCCCTTCAAGCGGATGGCCATCATCCTCGCGGGGCCGCTGGCGAACTACGCGGCCGCGATGGGGCTCCTGTTCGCGCTGTATTCGTCCGGGACGCACGTGGTGGTGCCGCTGACGGTGGGCACGGTGCTGCCGGGCTCGGAGGCGGCGCGGGCGCAGCTGTTGCCCGGGGACAAGCTGGTGGGCGTGGACGGCAAGCCGCTGGAGAGCTGGTCGGACTTCGTCACCCGGGTGGCGGACGGCGTGGGCAACCAGTTGGAGCTCTCGGTGGAGCGCCACGGCGAGCCGCGCAAGGTGACGGTGCGGCCCCGGGCGGACGAGCGCGGCGCGGGGCGCATCGGCGTGAGCCAGCAGTACGTGTTCCGCACGCACGCCCCGGGCGAGGCGTTCACCCAGTCGCTGGTGCATACCGGGCGCGTGGCGTCCGAGGCGCTGTCCACGGTGGTGGCGATGGTGCGCGGGCCCCAGGTCGCGGGCAAGGCCGGACCCGGCGCGCTGATGCGCCAGGAGTCATCCGACGTCGCGTCGTCCACTGCGTCCGGGGCGGATGCGCTGGTGCGCGCGTTGGTGGCGGCCTCCGTGGCGCTGGCGATGCTGACGCTGGTGCCGGTGCCGGGACTGGACGGCGGCCGGGTGCTGCTGCTCGCCATCGAGGCGGTGAGCGGACGGCGCATTCCTCCGCGCGTGGAGACGGTGGCGCAGACGGCCGGGTTCCTCTTCCTGTCCATTGGCATCGTGGCCACGGCGGGCGCGGAGATCCGCCGCGCGCTGCCCTCGCGAGACGAGCCGCCCGGGGGTGTGAAGCCCCCCGCCGCCGCGTCCGCGCCCGCCGTGCTGGATGCGGGCGTCGTCGCGGTGGCGAGCCCCCCGCCGGTGGCGCCGAAGCCCGTGGCTCCGGATGCCGGAGCGCCCGCGGCCGCTGTCGTTCCCCGGGTCCAGGACGCGGGCACGGCCGTGTCCGCGGCCGTGAAGCCGGATGCGGGCACCGTCGTGTCCGTCACCTCGCCGCCGGATGCGGGGACCTCCTTGCAGCCGGCGTCCGTCGTGACACCCTCGCCTCCCTGA
- a CDS encoding hydroxysqualene dehydroxylase — MPSVIVVGGGVAGLTAAHELVERGFEVHVHDTRTAWGGKARSQPVAGTGTQGRRDLPGEHGFRFYPRFYRHVIDMMQRTPAAPGAATPTVEQHLKATTESAIALIDEDTWYRFSRRKLDKPYDVLEALELFFQKLDFDEADISLHGLKVLQFLSSSEARRFGQYERMSWWDFTQGDLYSPKFQRQLRAVPRTMVAMDPRRGSARTIGAISMQLILDFAQSGVNNDRTMGGPTSQMWLDPWVAHLRGLGVQFHAGVRCTGLDVAGGRIASVRFANGESRAADHYVLAVPLEAAHGLITPELAALDPALARLRAADVEALVSWMVGIQFFLYEDVPLVRGHTFYPDSPWALTSISQPQFWRELGLFRRVFGDGQVGGLLSIDVSDWNTPGTFVPKRAKDCTPEEIKTEVWGQLKAALNGLDPDEQVLTDELLHSFHLDADLDYGGGLPPRNTSGLLVHPPGSWDVRPEAASAIPNLCLAGDYVRTHTDLASMEGACEAGRRAVNAILERTQSQARRAPIWPLEEPAWLEPWKRLDAALYQRGRPHLFELLGLRTAVQASDVLRRFAALTGLTAVDDWLDQLRVSSGVEALLERLGID, encoded by the coding sequence ATGCCCAGTGTCATCGTGGTGGGAGGAGGCGTCGCGGGACTGACGGCCGCGCATGAGTTGGTGGAGCGCGGCTTCGAGGTCCACGTCCACGACACGCGGACGGCCTGGGGCGGCAAGGCGCGCTCGCAGCCGGTGGCGGGCACCGGGACGCAGGGCCGGCGCGACCTGCCGGGCGAGCACGGCTTCCGCTTCTACCCGCGTTTCTACCGCCACGTCATCGACATGATGCAGCGCACGCCCGCCGCTCCGGGCGCGGCCACTCCCACGGTGGAGCAGCACCTGAAGGCGACCACGGAGAGCGCCATCGCGCTCATCGACGAGGACACGTGGTACCGCTTCTCCCGCCGCAAGCTGGACAAGCCCTATGACGTGCTGGAGGCGCTGGAGCTGTTCTTCCAGAAGCTGGACTTCGACGAGGCCGACATCAGCCTCCACGGCCTGAAGGTCCTGCAATTCCTCTCATCCAGCGAGGCCCGCCGGTTCGGACAGTACGAGCGGATGTCCTGGTGGGACTTCACGCAGGGGGACCTGTACTCGCCGAAGTTCCAGCGGCAGTTGCGGGCGGTGCCGCGCACGATGGTGGCCATGGACCCCAGGCGCGGGTCCGCGCGGACGATTGGCGCCATCTCCATGCAGCTCATCCTCGACTTCGCGCAGAGCGGGGTGAACAACGACCGGACGATGGGCGGCCCCACCAGCCAGATGTGGCTCGACCCCTGGGTTGCCCACCTGCGCGGACTGGGCGTGCAGTTCCACGCGGGCGTCCGCTGCACCGGGCTCGACGTGGCGGGCGGGCGCATCGCCAGCGTCCGCTTCGCCAACGGCGAGTCGCGCGCGGCCGACCACTACGTGCTCGCGGTGCCGCTGGAGGCGGCGCATGGGCTCATCACCCCGGAGCTGGCCGCGTTGGATCCCGCGCTGGCCCGGCTGCGCGCGGCGGACGTGGAAGCGCTGGTGTCCTGGATGGTGGGCATCCAGTTCTTCCTCTACGAGGACGTGCCGCTGGTCCGCGGCCACACCTTCTATCCGGACTCGCCGTGGGCGCTGACGTCCATCTCGCAGCCGCAGTTCTGGCGCGAGCTGGGGTTGTTCCGGCGCGTCTTCGGGGATGGGCAGGTGGGCGGGCTGTTGTCCATCGATGTCTCGGATTGGAACACGCCCGGCACGTTCGTCCCGAAGCGCGCGAAGGACTGCACGCCGGAGGAGATAAAGACGGAGGTCTGGGGACAGCTCAAGGCGGCGCTCAACGGGCTGGACCCGGACGAGCAGGTGCTGACCGACGAGCTGCTGCACTCCTTCCACCTGGACGCGGACCTGGACTACGGCGGCGGGCTGCCGCCGCGCAACACGTCCGGCCTGCTCGTCCATCCGCCCGGCTCCTGGGACGTGCGCCCGGAGGCCGCGAGCGCCATTCCCAATCTCTGCCTCGCGGGGGACTACGTCCGCACGCACACGGACCTGGCCTCCATGGAGGGGGCGTGTGAGGCAGGCCGCCGCGCGGTCAATGCCATCCTCGAGCGGACGCAGTCCCAGGCCCGCCGCGCGCCCATCTGGCCCCTGGAGGAGCCGGCGTGGTTGGAGCCGTGGAAGCGCCTGGACGCGGCGCTGTATCAGCGCGGGCGCCCGCACCTGTTCGAGCTGTTGGGCCTGCGCACCGCCGTCCAGGCCTCGGACGTGCTGCGCCGGTTCGCGGCGCTCACGGGGCTCACCGCCGTGGATGACTGGTTGGATCAGCTCCGCGTCTCCAGCGGGGTGGAAGCGCTGCTGGAGCGGCTGGGCATCGACTGA
- a CDS encoding ribonuclease T2 family protein codes for MRPMSRLALWACLVIAQGCRSHHEPPPAPPPTPPTATARPLHLAKPDAIEFEFGRPQATACNCFKSDASAQEGGACATPTFGSYLLALTWAPTFCRTHPDKEECEHLEDHFGATHLTLHGLWPQFNDEEAQQLHCTYPAYCGGQCECQGSDAPSKCFPDPATIPPAMGTYGPGFITDNFFLANHEWPKHGSCTGMDARTYFQSTIDALLSLPGTEGTPAAITDNIGGSVALDNLRAAFGQNDSVAFACDPKCNLLEVDVCLAVDAQRRPAGRMTCPKSVSGGDTNSCVGNGSQPRCPMVNIQAAVPFDSGGGGGGPSSTCGQPGQGPACTNDQLCQNNGWVRCARSGCCTTVPKR; via the coding sequence ATGCGCCCAATGTCGCGCCTTGCCCTGTGGGCATGCCTGGTCATCGCGCAGGGATGCCGCTCGCATCACGAGCCGCCTCCGGCGCCTCCTCCCACGCCGCCCACGGCCACGGCCCGGCCGCTCCACCTGGCGAAGCCGGATGCCATCGAGTTCGAGTTCGGCCGGCCCCAGGCCACCGCCTGCAATTGCTTCAAGTCGGACGCCAGCGCGCAGGAAGGGGGCGCGTGCGCCACGCCGACCTTCGGCTCGTACCTGCTCGCGCTGACGTGGGCCCCCACCTTCTGCCGCACGCATCCGGACAAGGAGGAGTGCGAGCACCTGGAAGACCACTTCGGCGCCACGCACCTCACCCTCCACGGGCTGTGGCCCCAGTTCAACGACGAGGAGGCCCAGCAGCTCCACTGCACCTATCCGGCGTACTGCGGCGGGCAGTGCGAATGCCAGGGCAGCGATGCCCCGTCGAAGTGCTTCCCCGACCCCGCCACGATTCCCCCCGCCATGGGCACCTACGGGCCGGGCTTCATCACGGACAACTTCTTCCTCGCGAACCACGAGTGGCCCAAGCACGGCAGCTGCACGGGGATGGACGCCCGGACCTACTTCCAGAGCACCATCGACGCGCTGCTGTCATTGCCGGGCACCGAGGGGACGCCGGCCGCCATCACGGACAACATCGGCGGGAGCGTGGCGCTGGACAACCTGCGCGCCGCCTTCGGACAGAACGACAGCGTCGCCTTCGCGTGCGACCCGAAATGCAACCTGTTGGAGGTGGACGTCTGCCTGGCGGTGGACGCGCAGCGGCGCCCCGCCGGGCGCATGACGTGCCCGAAGAGCGTCAGCGGCGGCGACACCAACAGCTGCGTGGGCAATGGGTCCCAGCCCCGCTGCCCCATGGTGAACATCCAGGCCGCGGTGCCCTTCGACAGCGGCGGGGGCGGAGGCGGCCCGTCCTCCACCTGCGGACAGCCGGGCCAGGGCCCCGCGTGCACGAATGATCAGCTCTGCCAGAACAACGGCTGGGTGCGCTGCGCGCGCTCCGGGTGCTGCACCACCGTGCCCAAGCGCTGA
- a CDS encoding NUDIX domain-containing protein, translating into MPEYRNPKPTVDCIIELSGERIVLIRRANPPVGWALPGGFVDEGEPLDKAAIREAKEETGLDVTLEEQFFSYSDPKRDPRLHTISTVFIAKATGEPVGADDAAEAKTFAMDALPQDLCFDHGTILSDYLTYKRTGKRRKL; encoded by the coding sequence ATGCCTGAATACCGCAACCCCAAACCCACCGTGGACTGCATCATCGAATTGTCCGGCGAACGCATCGTGCTCATCCGCCGCGCGAACCCGCCGGTGGGCTGGGCGCTGCCGGGCGGCTTCGTGGACGAGGGCGAGCCCCTGGACAAGGCCGCCATCCGCGAGGCCAAGGAGGAGACGGGGCTGGACGTGACGCTGGAGGAGCAGTTCTTCAGCTATTCGGATCCGAAGCGCGACCCGCGCCTGCACACGATTTCGACGGTGTTCATCGCGAAGGCGACGGGCGAGCCGGTGGGCGCGGACGACGCGGCGGAGGCGAAGACGTTCGCCATGGACGCGCTGCCCCAGGACCTGTGCTTCGACCACGGCACCATCCTGTCCGATTACCTGACGTACAAGCGCACCGGGAAGCGCCGCAAGCTGTAG
- the acs gene encoding acetate--CoA ligase has product MADPHAIVSVLTESRVFPPPEDFSRRAHIRGMQDYQRLWDEAAKDPDRYWGDRAREELYWKEPFQTVLDWKPPHARWFVEGKTNLAYNCLDRHLPKLKDKPAILFEGEPGDRRAITYGELSQQVNRLANGLKSLGVKKGDRVGIYLPMVPEAAVAMLACARLGAVHSVVFGGFSAEALQDRMKDAGAKVLLTADGGWRKGAVVPLMKNVEAALPNAPSIEKVVVLTRTGDGTLPEGPKFLAWDALVKGQPDVCEPEWVESEHPLFILYTSGSTGKPKGVLHTTAGYSVMASLTTRWVFDLRDDDVYWCTADVGWVTGHSYVVYGPLMNGVTTIIYEGAPTQPGPDRFWDIIERYKATILYTAPTAIRAFMRLGDEPVKKHDLSSLRLLGSVGEPINPEAWMWYREVIGGGRCPVVDTWWQTETGSIMISPLPGATPTKPGSATFPLPGIHAEILDRDGQRVPKGQGGLLFVTKPWPSMLRTVYGDPERYVNTYFSELPGMYFTGDGARTDADGYVWLMGRVDDVVNVAGHRLGTAEVESALVAHPKVSEAAVVGRPDDLKGTALVAFVTLKQGNAPSDALKKELAVHVGKEIGAIARPDEIRFAEGLPKTRSGKIMRRLLRDVAAGKQSSQDTTTLEDLNVLAALRQNDE; this is encoded by the coding sequence ATGGCAGACCCTCACGCAATCGTCTCGGTCCTGACCGAGTCCCGCGTCTTCCCCCCGCCCGAGGACTTCTCCCGGCGGGCCCACATCCGCGGCATGCAGGACTATCAGCGGCTGTGGGACGAAGCCGCGAAGGATCCGGACAGGTACTGGGGCGACCGCGCTCGCGAGGAGCTGTACTGGAAGGAGCCCTTCCAGACGGTGCTGGACTGGAAGCCGCCCCACGCGCGCTGGTTCGTCGAGGGGAAGACCAACCTCGCCTACAACTGCCTGGACCGGCACCTGCCGAAGCTGAAGGACAAGCCCGCCATCCTCTTCGAGGGCGAGCCGGGCGACCGCCGTGCCATCACCTACGGCGAGCTGTCCCAGCAGGTGAACCGGCTGGCCAACGGCCTCAAGTCGCTGGGCGTGAAGAAGGGCGACCGCGTGGGCATCTACCTGCCCATGGTGCCGGAGGCCGCCGTCGCGATGCTGGCGTGCGCGCGGCTGGGCGCGGTGCACTCGGTGGTGTTCGGCGGCTTCTCCGCCGAAGCGCTCCAGGACCGCATGAAGGACGCGGGCGCCAAGGTGCTGCTCACCGCGGACGGCGGCTGGCGCAAGGGCGCGGTGGTGCCGCTGATGAAGAACGTGGAGGCCGCGCTCCCCAACGCCCCGAGCATCGAGAAGGTCGTCGTCCTCACCCGCACCGGTGACGGCACGCTGCCCGAAGGTCCGAAGTTCCTGGCGTGGGACGCGCTGGTGAAGGGCCAGCCAGACGTCTGCGAGCCGGAGTGGGTAGAGAGCGAACACCCGCTGTTCATCCTCTACACGTCCGGCTCCACCGGGAAGCCCAAGGGCGTGCTGCACACCACGGCGGGCTACTCGGTGATGGCGTCACTCACCACGCGCTGGGTGTTCGACCTGCGCGACGACGACGTCTACTGGTGCACCGCGGACGTGGGCTGGGTGACGGGCCACTCGTACGTCGTCTACGGCCCGCTGATGAACGGCGTCACCACCATCATCTACGAAGGCGCGCCCACGCAGCCGGGGCCTGACCGCTTCTGGGACATCATCGAGCGCTACAAGGCCACCATCCTCTACACCGCGCCCACCGCCATCCGCGCCTTCATGCGCCTGGGCGACGAGCCGGTGAAGAAGCACGACCTGTCCTCGCTGCGCCTGTTGGGCAGCGTGGGCGAGCCCATCAACCCCGAGGCGTGGATGTGGTACCGCGAGGTCATCGGCGGGGGGCGGTGCCCCGTCGTGGACACGTGGTGGCAGACGGAGACGGGCAGCATCATGATCTCCCCGCTGCCCGGCGCCACGCCCACCAAGCCCGGCTCCGCGACGTTCCCGCTGCCCGGCATCCACGCCGAAATCCTGGACCGCGACGGCCAGCGCGTGCCCAAGGGGCAGGGCGGGCTGCTCTTCGTGACGAAGCCCTGGCCGTCCATGCTGCGCACCGTGTACGGGGACCCGGAGCGGTACGTGAACACGTACTTCAGCGAGCTGCCCGGCATGTACTTCACCGGCGACGGCGCGCGCACGGACGCGGACGGCTACGTGTGGCTGATGGGGCGCGTGGACGACGTGGTGAACGTGGCGGGCCACCGCCTGGGCACCGCGGAGGTGGAGAGCGCGCTCGTGGCGCACCCGAAGGTGTCCGAGGCCGCCGTGGTGGGCCGCCCGGATGACCTGAAGGGCACGGCGCTCGTGGCCTTCGTGACGCTCAAGCAGGGCAACGCTCCCTCGGACGCGCTCAAGAAGGAGCTGGCCGTGCACGTGGGCAAGGAGATTGGCGCCATCGCGCGACCGGATGAGATCCGCTTCGCGGAAGGGCTGCCCAAGACGCGCTCCGGGAAGATCATGCGCCGGCTCCTGCGCGACGTGGCCGCGGGCAAGCAGTCCTCGCAGGACACCACCACGCTGGAAGACCTCAACGTGCTGGCGGCGCTGCGCCAGAACGACGAGTAG